The following coding sequences lie in one Coraliomargarita parva genomic window:
- a CDS encoding WecB/TagA/CpsF family glycosyltransferase, translated as MPEAFKTVRILGIDFYNDTFAAAIEWTHVSGGLILAPSGPGLADLGRNPHYDRALEMADLNLIDSGYLALLWKQSTGQDLARHSGLKFIKALTEDSRFKSNSNQLWVLPEASHIQSTKRYLDGIGVRTEAHNYYEAPYYQSQPVTDDVLLERVRSSRPQYIILCVAGGKQEVLGHWLRDQLDYRPAIICIGAAIAFLSGQQARIPPWADRIFIGWMLRILRNPGTFLPRYWKARKLSHLVRRYGAGKPVKSGAASSGGNQIA; from the coding sequence ATGCCAGAAGCCTTCAAAACCGTCCGCATCCTCGGGATTGACTTCTACAACGACACTTTCGCCGCTGCCATTGAATGGACGCATGTATCCGGCGGATTGATCTTGGCACCTTCGGGGCCCGGTTTGGCCGACCTCGGCCGCAATCCACATTATGACCGAGCGCTTGAAATGGCAGACTTGAACTTGATCGACAGCGGCTACCTCGCGTTGCTCTGGAAACAATCCACCGGGCAGGATCTGGCACGCCATTCCGGACTGAAATTCATCAAGGCACTGACCGAAGATTCCCGGTTCAAATCGAATTCCAATCAGCTTTGGGTCTTGCCGGAGGCCTCACATATCCAGTCCACCAAGCGGTACCTGGATGGTATTGGTGTCCGGACAGAGGCGCACAACTATTACGAAGCCCCTTATTACCAGTCACAACCGGTCACGGATGACGTGTTGTTGGAGCGTGTCCGTTCCAGTCGCCCACAGTATATCATACTCTGCGTGGCCGGGGGGAAGCAGGAGGTTCTGGGGCATTGGTTGAGGGATCAACTCGACTATCGCCCTGCGATCATCTGTATTGGTGCCGCGATTGCCTTTCTCAGCGGGCAACAGGCTCGCATTCCACCCTGGGCTGACCGGATTTTCATCGGCTGGATGTTGCGGATATTGAGGAACCCCGGCACCTTTCTCCCGCGTTACTGGAAAGCCCGGAAATTGAGTCATCTGGTTCGTCGTTATGGTGCGGGTAAACCGGTCAAATCCGGGGCGGCAAGCAGTGGAGGCAACCAAA
- the nusG gene encoding transcription termination/antitermination protein NusG: protein MESSAKGTARTNQRDWFCLRTQTKREHIAAAMLDRHEGVEVFCPRISQIKKTKAGKKRFVEALFPGYIFARFSFREHYRLVIHTQGVSRLVESGTRRAVPDRVIQELKASLPEEGLLEAPDLSIKPGAEVEFVSGSLQGLNGRVIAQLPSRERIQILLDFLGREITVAVSAEDIILSRKD from the coding sequence AACAGCCCGGACAAACCAACGCGACTGGTTCTGCTTACGCACGCAAACCAAGCGTGAGCATATCGCGGCGGCCATGCTCGACCGCCATGAAGGGGTTGAGGTCTTTTGTCCGCGCATCAGCCAGATCAAGAAAACCAAGGCGGGGAAGAAACGTTTTGTCGAAGCGCTTTTTCCGGGGTACATCTTTGCCCGTTTTTCATTCCGGGAGCATTACCGTCTGGTCATCCATACCCAGGGGGTCAGCCGCCTGGTCGAGAGCGGGACGCGCCGTGCCGTGCCGGACCGGGTGATACAGGAGTTAAAGGCAAGCCTGCCCGAGGAGGGCTTGCTTGAAGCCCCGGACCTCAGCATCAAGCCCGGAGCCGAGGTTGAATTCGTATCCGGCAGCCTGCAGGGGCTCAACGGGCGGGTCATCGCTCAACTCCCGTCGAGGGAGCGCATACAAATCTTGCTAGATTTCCTGGGACGTGAGATCACTGTAGCTGTCAGTGCTGAAGATATCATCCTAAGCCGCAAGGATTAA